In Phragmites australis chromosome 17, lpPhrAust1.1, whole genome shotgun sequence, the following are encoded in one genomic region:
- the LOC133896795 gene encoding serine/threonine-protein kinase RIPK-like, whose product MAARPWRSFLCCGGGSAVVVDDDDSTSRRRRITRRGKDSPRSSSRMSLTSLSSSGTLTPEDLSLTLSGSNLHAFTYAELRAATGNFSRANYLGCGGFGPVYKGAVDDNLRPGLRAQAVAIKYLDLEGGTQGHKEWLAEVFFLGQLRHKNLVRLIGYCYEAEHRMLVYEFMSYGSLENHLFKSINGALPWMTRMKIAVGAAKGLSFLHDADPPVIYRDFKASNILLDSDYTTKLSDFGLAKDGPQGDETHVTTRVMGTRGYAAPEYIMTGHLTAKSDVYSFGVVLLELLAGRQSVDRARRPREQSLVDWARPYLKRPERLYRVMDPALECQYSCKGAEVAALVAYKCLSQNPKSRPTMREVVKALEPVLGMDDFFPVGPFVFTISVEEDKVVAMKVEVEEKHRPQHQSHQDRHRQKYPNSSIHAGIVLHSRDGLVGGEHTGAQRQHRRTSSYHQERGS is encoded by the exons ATGGCTGCCCGACCTTGGAGGTCTTTCTTGTGCTGCGGCGGTGGCAGCGCGGTCGTCGTCGACGACGACGATTCCACGTCGAGGCGGCGACGGATAACGCGGAGGGGCAAGGACAGCCCGAGGTCGTCCTCGAGGATGTCGTTAACGAGCCTGAGCTCGTCGGGGACTCTGACCCCCGAGGATCTGTCGCTCACGCTGTCCGGGTCCAACCTGCACGCCTTCACGTACGCCGAGCTCCGGGCCGCGACGGGCAACTTCTCGCGCGCCAACTACCTCGGCTGCGGCGGGTTCGGCCCGGTCTACAAGGGCGCCGTCGACGATAATCTCCGCCCGGGCCTGCGCGCGCAGGCGGTCGCCATCAAGTACCTCGACCTGGAAGGCGGCACGCAGGGCCACAAGGAGTGGCTG GCCGAGGTGTTCTTCCTTGGGCAATTGAGGCACAAAAACCTGGTGAGGTTGATCGGCTACTGCTACGAGGCCGAGCACCGGATGCTGGTGTACGAGTTCATGAGCTACGGGAGCTTGGAGAACCACCTATTCAAAA GTATCAATGGCGCTCTCCCATGGATGACAAGGATGAAGATCGCAGTCGGTGCGGCCAAGGGCCTCTCCTTCCTCCACGACGCCGACCCACCGGTGATCTACCGCGACTTCAAGGCCTCCAACATCTTGCTCGACTCG GACTACACCACCAAGCTGTCCGACTTCGGGCTGGCCAAGGACGGGCCCCAGGGCGACGAGACGCATGTGACGACGCGCGTCATGGGCACCCGCGGGTACGCGGCGCCCGAGTACATCATGACGGGGCACCTCACCGCCAAGAGTGATGTGTACAGCTTTGGAGTGGTGCTCCTGGAGCTCCTCGCCGGCCGGCAGTCGGTGGACCGCGCACGACGTCCGAGAGAGCAGAGCCTGGTGGACTGGGCTCGGCCGTACCTCAAGCGGCCCGAGAGGCTGTACCGGGTCATGGACCCGGCCCTGGAGTGCCAATACTCGTGCAAGggcgccgaggtggcggccctTGTGGCCTACAAGTGCTTGAGCCAGAACCCCAAGTCCAGGCCCACAATGAGGGAGGTGGTCAAGGCTCTGGAGCCCGTGCTCGGCATGGACGACTTCTTCCCCGTCGGCCCATTTGTGTTCACCATCAGCGTGGAGGAGGACAAGGTGGTGGCCATGAAGGTGGAGGTTGAGGAGAAGCATCGGCCGCAACACCAGAGCCATCAAGACAGGCACCGGCAGAAGTATCCAAACTCTTCCATCCACGCCGGCATTGTGCTCCACAGCCGGGATGGGCTGGTCG